Proteins encoded in a region of the Halosimplex halophilum genome:
- a CDS encoding tRNA (guanine(26)-N(2))-dimethyltransferase: MRVTEGDVTVEVPEQADAGVGEDVFFNPVQELNRDLTVAVLRALEADIDRDADRTPRYLDATAASGIRGVRAAAEGWDATCCDVDPDAVELARENLARNDLDGRALHRDANALMHEETFDAVDVDPFGTPIPFADAAFRGASRLVCITATDTAPLCGAHFESGVRHYSTVPRNTEYHAEMGLRVLLSALVRTGARYDLAARPVFSHATKHYARTYLRLDSGAQAADALIDELGYVDHCEHCLYREATPGLIADPLDWCPECGEAIQTAGPIWLGRTCDPAFAEAVRDAVDDGMGTAEEARELCETVAAELDEPTHYDQHRLCKRWGVGAVAMDEFVERLRAAGHSASRTHYGGTTFKTDADVTEIRAAAVED; the protein is encoded by the coding sequence ATGCGCGTGACCGAGGGCGACGTGACGGTCGAGGTTCCCGAACAGGCCGACGCCGGGGTCGGCGAGGACGTGTTCTTCAACCCCGTCCAGGAGCTCAACCGCGACCTGACTGTCGCCGTCCTGCGCGCGCTCGAAGCCGACATCGACCGCGACGCCGACCGCACCCCCCGTTACCTCGACGCGACCGCCGCCTCCGGCATCAGGGGGGTCCGCGCCGCGGCCGAAGGCTGGGACGCGACCTGCTGCGACGTGGACCCCGACGCGGTCGAACTCGCCCGCGAGAACCTCGCGCGCAACGACCTCGACGGGCGCGCCCTCCACCGCGACGCCAACGCTCTCATGCACGAGGAGACGTTCGACGCGGTGGACGTGGACCCGTTCGGCACGCCGATCCCCTTCGCCGACGCCGCGTTCAGGGGCGCGAGCCGGCTGGTCTGTATCACCGCGACCGACACCGCCCCGCTCTGTGGCGCCCACTTCGAGAGCGGCGTCCGCCACTACTCGACGGTCCCGCGAAACACCGAGTACCACGCCGAGATGGGCCTCAGAGTACTGCTCTCGGCGCTCGTCCGGACCGGCGCCCGCTACGACCTGGCCGCCCGACCCGTCTTCAGCCACGCCACGAAACACTACGCCCGCACCTACCTCCGGCTTGATTCGGGCGCGCAGGCCGCGGACGCCCTGATCGACGAACTGGGGTACGTCGACCACTGCGAGCACTGCCTCTACCGCGAGGCGACGCCCGGCCTGATCGCCGACCCCCTCGACTGGTGTCCCGAGTGCGGCGAGGCGATCCAGACCGCGGGGCCGATCTGGCTGGGCCGGACCTGCGACCCCGCGTTCGCCGAGGCGGTCCGCGACGCGGTGGACGACGGGATGGGCACCGCCGAGGAGGCCCGGGAACTGTGCGAGACGGTCGCGGCGGAACTCGACGAGCCGACCCACTACGACCAGCACCGGCTGTGCAAGCGCTGGGGCGTCGGCGCGGTGGCGATGGACGAGTTCGTCGAGCGACTGCGGGCAGCCGGCCACTCGGCCTCCCGTACTCACTACGGCGGGACGACGTTCAAGACCGACGCCGACGTGACCGAGATCCGCGCGGCCGCCGTCGAAGACTGA
- a CDS encoding uroporphyrinogen-III synthase: protein MSAADRPRVAVFRPPDERIDAAVELLESLGGEAVADPMLTVDPTGATPRTDADYVVFTSKTGVELAAGERADDGGPADRWEPGDATVCAIGEPTADALRARDYRVDRVPAEFSSAGLVEELEDEAGGARVEVARSDHGSAVLLTGLEDAGAYVHETVLYRLTRPDDAGDSAELAAEGRLDGALFTSSLTVRHFLAAADERGIRAEAIEGLADAVVGVIGDPTADTAADAGVAVDVVPEVADFEALAEAVVDAVDGAE, encoded by the coding sequence ATGAGCGCCGCGGACCGCCCGCGGGTCGCCGTCTTCCGGCCGCCGGACGAGCGGATCGACGCCGCGGTCGAACTGCTCGAATCGCTGGGCGGCGAGGCCGTCGCGGACCCGATGCTGACGGTCGACCCGACGGGCGCGACCCCCCGGACGGACGCCGACTACGTCGTCTTCACCAGCAAGACCGGCGTCGAACTCGCGGCGGGCGAGCGCGCCGACGACGGGGGGCCCGCCGACCGCTGGGAGCCCGGCGATGCGACCGTCTGCGCCATCGGCGAGCCGACCGCCGACGCGCTCCGGGCGCGCGACTACCGCGTCGACCGGGTGCCCGCGGAGTTCTCCTCGGCGGGCCTGGTCGAGGAACTCGAAGACGAGGCGGGCGGCGCCCGCGTCGAGGTCGCCCGCTCGGACCACGGCTCGGCGGTCCTCCTGACCGGGCTCGAAGACGCCGGGGCGTACGTCCACGAGACGGTCCTCTACCGGCTGACGCGGCCGGACGACGCCGGCGACTCCGCGGAGCTGGCCGCCGAGGGGCGGCTCGACGGCGCCCTCTTCACCTCGTCGCTGACCGTCCGCCACTTCCTCGCGGCGGCCGACGAGCGGGGGATCCGCGCGGAGGCCATCGAGGGGCTGGCCGACGCGGTCGTCGGCGTCATCGGCGACCCAACGGCCGACACCGCGGCCGACGCCGGCGTCGCCGTCGACGTGGTCCCCGAGGTCGCCGACTTCGAGGCGCTGGCCGAGGCGGTCGTCGACGCGGTGGACGGCGCGGAGTGA